In Dromaius novaehollandiae isolate bDroNov1 chromosome 16, bDroNov1.hap1, whole genome shotgun sequence, one genomic interval encodes:
- the FITM2 gene encoding acyl-coenzyme A diphosphatase FITM2: protein MERLERCGRWLRAGLVAWRVRPRLPWLLLAIVLLGSALKDGGLVPETPMQNKRNLLNVYFVKVAWAWTFLLLLPFIGVTTYQFARSKFLYGPTKSVLIVLRRLSALLVGTAVWYVCTGLFMYVENLTGMCSTSSELNEPRRLYANKQECHKDNGVWNGFDISGHCFLLSYCALMIVEEMSVLEGLSVDQNSRLRAVINGLFVALCFLTMIWVFMFLCTAVYFHDFSQKLLGVLIGLTAWYGTYKFWYLKPFSPGLPLPHIPSSSKKYNYSR, encoded by the exons ATGGAGCGGCTGGAGCGGTGCGGGCGGTGGCTGCGGGCCGGGCTGGTGGCCTGGCGCGTGCGGCCGcgcctgccctggctgctgctcgCCATCGTCCTGCTCGGGTCCGCCCTCAAGGACGGCGGCCTGGTGCCCGAGACGCCCATGCAGAACAAGCGCAACTTGCTCAACGT GTACTTTGTCAAGGTGGCTTGGGCCTGGACGTTCTTGCTTCTGCTGCCCTTCATCGGAGTCACCACCTACCAGTTTGCCAGGAGCAAGTTCCTCTATGGTCCCACCAAGAGCGTTCTGATAGTGCTGCGGCGTCTCAGTGCGCTGCTGGTGGGCACTGCCGTCTGGTACGTGTGCACTGGACTCTTCATGTATGTGGAGAATCTCACTGGCATGTGCTCTACCTCGAGTGAACTCAATGAGCCTCGACGGCTGTATGCCAACAAGCAGGAATGCCACAAGGACAACGGGGTCTGGAACGGTTTTGATATCTCGGggcactgttttcttctctcgTACTGTGCTCTGATGATTGTGGAGGAAATGTCTGTGCTGGAAGGTTTGTCCGTAGACCAGAACTCTAGGCTGCGTGCTGTGATCAACGGCCTGTTTGTTGCCTTGTGTTTTCTGACCATGATCTGGGTGTTCATGTTTTTATGTACTGCTGTGTATTTTCATGACTTCAGCCAAAAGCTTCTCGGTGTACTGATAGGTCTGACAGCTTGGTATGGGACGTACAAGTTCTGGTACTTGAAACCCTTTTCTCCTGGACTACCTCTCCCACATATTCCTTCAAGTTCAAAGAAATACAATTATAGCAGATAG